The Malus domestica chromosome 08, GDT2T_hap1 genomic interval TCGTCAGGAGAACGATTCACCTACATCTTGAACAGGAAATTGTCAGGAGAACGATTCACCTACATCTTGAACGTTACTGTGATAGTTTCTCAAGCTAAAAATGTTTTAGTATGGGAGAAATTTAATAACATGGAACTGACTTTTGTACGTTCATTTTCTCCTTCTGCACATCATTGTTTATTTTTACCCCTCTTGATTTATTCAACTCAGTTGCTAAAGATAAAAGTGGTGCAGAGATTAAAAAGACGTGTACAGAAATCACTTCCCTAAACACCAGTCATGACAATGGCTTGTCAGCCTAAAGATACTGCACAGTGACATTTCGAATGTAGGATTGGCTCTGATTAGTTTCCCTACAAATAGAAAAGTAGGGCAACTAGAAATGGTGGGTGACATGACACTTGTGCCCTACCCATCCTGGTAGTGTTGGGGTTTTGCATAATGCATTCATATCACTCGTGGTTGATTGCACTAGTCCAAGTAATGGTGGGCCCCTAGAGGTGTAGGGTTTTGTCGTACAATAAGAGAggtcctaaaccctaaaaactGGCTGTAAGGGGGTCGTCCCCTGAAGTGATTGCAGAGGTAACTAACTGTTTACTTGGGTCCTACGGCAACTTTTTCTCTATGCTCATTCTTCATTTCGGATCTCTTTCATCAAAGCTACCGAATCAAGTTGCAGAGATAACTAACTGTTTACTTGGGGCTACTGGGTCAAGTTGCAGAGTTAACTAACTGTTTACTTGGGTCCTACGACAACTTTTTCTCTATGCTCATTCTTCATTTTGAATCACTTTCATCAAAACTATCGGATCAAGTGATCCAGacatttgaaatttcatccaacAATCCATCTGTTTTGACCCCTtaaaagctataataatttttttatcattggatgaaatttcaaaggtcCGGATCACTTAATTCGGTGATCTTGGTAGAAAAGATTTGAAGAGGATCTCTTCTCCGTTCATGTCTTGTTTTGGCATTATTGTCTTTGTCATCATCATTGTGTTTGCCTGTACTCCAAGAAATATCACAATAATGTTctcatagaaaaaaaaaggagggagAGCTCTCAAATAATGTAGCAAATCGCTTGTATAGACGACACGTTGATACTTTATTTATGTCATATCATAGAATATATAAGACTATTTGCTAAAGATGTACCGGTAACCCCGGTAGCCGGGACAATATCGACAACAAATTGGACGGTATTTGAGAGTAGAGAGATTATACTCACACATCCCAAATTATTTATGTCACatcctttaattttttaatatttttctatcaagtgttagtggtgtggtgtgtagaaaatattaaaaaattaaaaaattgtggAAGAAGTAATTTAAGATGTGAAAATAATCTCTCTCGAGAGTAtttcccaaaagaaaagcaGGCATTGCATTTGAAAAGGCGAAAAGAGGTGAAAACTTACAAAAATCAGAGAGCTACCTTTGAAAACCAACTAACTATTAGAGCTCGTTTGAtattgctgtgctgtgagaataaggtCATTTTTACTGCTTCacattttcagctttttttcatccaaaactgtgaaaataagttgtttttaaatgtttatcaAACACCTTTTGAGCTCAACTTTTTTTGATATCCACGTTTTATAAAAGTATCTCGATAACAAACTAGTACTTAGTCTAGTGGAATCTCTCTCCCCATTTCAAAGTATAAATTTCATGTTTATACTTTGGGGGCGAAGAAATCATATGGCGATGAAAGGTACACCGTTTTCATGAAAACGAACAGCGATTGATAAACAGTGAGATATCCGCGTACCAAATCGAGGAAAAAGTTAGAAACATCAAATGTTCATGAAATACGGTGTAAAGATTTATCCTAAGAGGAATGATGTCTAAAACTCATACCCTACTATACACCAGCTTTGCCTAAACCAAGGGGAGTTGCTTCTCGTAACTTGCAAGTCCACCGATGTGAGATACTTCATGCATATACAACCTTTCCAATGTCATCACATCAAGCCTTCTCTTTCGAGGAAGTTGGTATCAAATGATGCAGAGTTGCTGCCTGAACAACGGTGCTCGGGCTTCCATCCCTAACACGGATAGTCCCGGATTTCCTCTGATCAACGCCACTCTGTAAAAGTTGTCGTAATGGTCGAGGAAGGCGTCGCATCAGCCGTGTTGAGCTCACAAGCAAAATCACACCGACAATTATGAGAAACCTGTGGTAGAAAATAATTGGAGTAAACTTCATGGAAAATTTCCATATTTCGGCACCTCAAACAACGTGAACAGAGTTTTTGCAAGTTGAGACTGAGAATGAGGAGAATCAGTATAAATTCTACGCGATATGTATGCGGAttcaaccaaaataaaaaaaagaagtgtTGGGAAATTGATAGATTTCCTAAATGAATTTTTCATCTCACGGAAGTGCTAATCAGGTTTCCTAAATGAATCATGATAGCTGATGAATCATTCCACATACACCATACGTCAAAACCATCTGGTTTAAAGACATcctgaggcccaaaactaagtTTTAGAAagctttaaatataaaaaaaaaaaaaaaaaagcgagCAAATAAGTCAGTATAGCTATCGTAATTTACCATCCAAGCATCAGTGAAAGACGAGCTGTTGGTCCTGAAGGCAATTTTTCACCCAAAGCAAGCATTCCAGCAAGTACACCAGTCACAATTGATGCCACAGCAGCACATGTAGACACTACTATTGCCCTCCCATGCTTTAAGCCCCAAGTCTGTCAAAAGATATAACTCATTAACAATGACAATAACTAACTAAAGAAACTACAAATGCATTTCATGGGACCGACTTCAGTTTACGTGAACACATGGATATGAAACTATGAACTTAGTAAAGTATTCACCACACCTGATAATAAAACCCTGTACCACTACAACATATGCTGATTATGACACATATTGGAACCAGTATGCTGTGGAAACCCTGCTCCAAGAATACAAATCCCATCTTCGATATTACAGATGCCATCCTGCAATAAGATGTGTGATAGTTACATTATGATTTTAAACGTGGCTCGACAACAACAGCAGCTTCATGATTTAAGTCAACAATACTTAAACTATCTATCGTTTGTGACATAAAGTACACCCAACTTACATGCTCAACACATCATTGACATGTACTAGCATGCACAACTATAACTCTACATGCTTTTTAATAATTTCCCTCCTAGAATTGAAGGATGAGAGAGATGAATCTATATATGATAAGAAACATATTAATGCATACTAGTGCTGGACGGAACATACCCGAACAAAATGCCAGATTCCAAGCCacatataatttcttcaacaACTTCATATTCCATCTGTACCACAAGCAGATATCAGTGAATTGGTAGTGGGCACCATACTCAAACACTAAAGATAGACGAAAAAGAAGTAATCAGCTTACCAACTCCTGTTTTTTGCGTTGACGTCTGTAGATGCGTAGCCACCCATTAAGGAGGGCCTATTTAAAGATGCCTTGCAGGGTTAGAATCATTAGATTGCATAAATCCAAGTGTTCAACTATAAACATTAGATGATGCAAGGTATAAGGTTAGGTACCTACAAAAAAGAAGGCGACTACAATTGCCAACCATGGTAGATGAAACACAGATATTGCGGAAGCCTTTTGCTCCTCACCTCCGGCACCAACGCCTACAAATACAAAATCTCACACAGATTATTcttaaaacaaaacacaagATCAAAAGCTAGTAATGCAACAGTTCCCATCGAAGAAAACTGAACTTCCAAGCATTATGAAGAACTTACGTTACCTATAGTGCCAATGCCTGCTAATGTAATCCCCATCCAGTCAACAGCATTCATCATTTCCTTCAGATAAAAATGGGAAAA includes:
- the LOC103440775 gene encoding probable magnesium transporter NIPA9 isoform X2, with translation MWESIFLTLAATAGNNIGKILQKKGTVILPPLSFKLKVIRAYALNKAWLIGFLMDIFGALLMLRALSLAPVSVIQPVSGCGLAILSIFSHFYLKEMMNAVDWMGITLAGIGTIGVGAGGEEQKASAISVFHLPWLAIVVAFFFALLNGWLRIYRRQRKKQELMEYEVVEEIICGLESGILFGMASVISKMGFVFLEQGFHSILVPICVIISICCSGTGFYYQTWGLKHGRAIVVSTCAAVASIVTGVLAGMLALGEKLPSGPTARLSLMLGWMSLNQMVLTYGVCGMIHQLS
- the LOC103440775 gene encoding probable magnesium transporter NIPA9 isoform X1 — its product is MWESIFLTLAATAGNNIGKILQKKGTVILPPLSFKLKVIRAYALNKAWLIGFLMDIFGALLMLRALSLAPVSVIQPVSGCGLAILSIFSHFYLKEMMNAVDWMGITLAGIGTIGVGAGGEEQKASAISVFHLPWLAIVVAFFFALLNGWLRIYRRQRKKQELMEYEVVEEIICGLESGILFGMASVISKMGFVFLEQGFHSILVPICVIISICCSGTGFYYQTWGLKHGRAIVVSTCAAVASIVTGVLAGMLALGEKLPSGPTARLSLMLGWFLIIVGVILLVSSTRLMRRLPRPLRQLLQSGVDQRKSGTIRVRDGSPSTVVQAATLHHLIPTSSKEKA